In one Niveibacterium umoris genomic region, the following are encoded:
- a CDS encoding GNAT family N-acetyltransferase, with protein sequence MSALELPRGHSLRRLGPADLPALLALHEAVMASLPDPSLFRLFGGAEDFLRKHFGPRGESLGIVAGERLLAYGALTRPAADDRDNYANDLGWPGERAGRVALLSAAMVDPARRGQGLHTALIHARIELAARSGVPELLVRAAPANAVSRRTLLEQGFAVVWLGVQAEGSLRHILWRPVSRPACARPPPDDTDVMWIDALDQPAQQQALAAGRIGACTRVADAAIGYVRAEAHA encoded by the coding sequence ATGAGCGCCCTCGAATTGCCGCGCGGCCACAGCCTGCGCAGACTTGGTCCCGCCGATCTGCCGGCTCTGCTGGCCTTGCATGAGGCGGTGATGGCGTCGCTGCCAGACCCGTCGCTGTTCCGCCTGTTTGGCGGCGCCGAGGACTTCCTTCGCAAGCACTTCGGGCCGCGCGGCGAGAGCCTTGGCATTGTCGCAGGCGAGCGCTTGCTCGCGTACGGCGCGCTGACCCGCCCCGCTGCGGATGACCGCGACAACTACGCGAACGACCTCGGCTGGCCGGGCGAGCGCGCGGGTCGCGTGGCCTTGCTGTCAGCCGCAATGGTCGACCCGGCCCGGCGCGGACAGGGCCTGCACACTGCGCTGATCCATGCACGCATCGAACTGGCTGCCCGGTCAGGCGTGCCGGAACTGCTGGTGCGCGCGGCACCGGCCAACGCCGTGTCACGCCGGACCCTGCTGGAACAGGGTTTCGCTGTGGTGTGGCTGGGCGTGCAGGCAGAGGGCTCGCTGCGCCACATCCTGTGGCGGCCGGTGAGCCGCCCTGCCTGTGCTCGGCCACCCCCCGACGACACCGACGTGATGTGGATCGACGCGCTCGATCAGCCAGCGCAACAGCAGGCGCTCGCCGCCGGCCGGATCGGTGCCTGCACCCGCGTAGCGGACGCTGCCATCGGCTATGTGCGTGCCGAGGCGCATGCGTGA